From the genome of Paraburkholderia aromaticivorans, one region includes:
- a CDS encoding efflux transporter outer membrane subunit yields the protein MERLALTRLLASLMLLPLSGCLLGPDYVRPKVDVPATFRFAQDESVNVANTIWWEQFLDPVLNQLIATALAENRDVMVAAARVEEFRGQFVTTRSFLFPQVGAAADASRQRASQSAGVPLPANVSPVYNQFDVTLSVAWEIDLFGKYRRQTEAARANLLASEEGRRATILALVASVASSYINLRSLDRQLEIAKDTAVSRAESVRVFTARFQAGEVSQMELAQSQSEYESAQATIPQIEAQIGQQENALSVLIGRNPGQILRGRELSALGTPQIPAGLPSELLERRPDLLQAEQVLVSQNALIGAARALYFPSISLTGLFGSLSTQFSNLFTGPARVWSFAGSLTQPIFTAGNISGQVHQAEARQQEALFTYEKTIQVAFQEVEDALIAVRKTHEQLAAQGNQVEALHTYARLARLRYEGGYTSYIEVLDAERSLFNAQLSYTQTQGTVFTSFVNLYKALGGGWVLEAEKMSIPAPAPSSSPVPASPPSAEPVAQQVLSTERPTAQEAR from the coding sequence ATGGAACGCCTGGCTCTTACGCGCCTGCTGGCCTCGCTCATGCTTCTTCCTTTGAGTGGCTGCCTGCTCGGGCCCGACTACGTGCGGCCGAAAGTCGATGTGCCCGCTACGTTCCGCTTTGCTCAGGACGAGTCGGTGAACGTCGCCAACACGATCTGGTGGGAGCAATTTCTGGATCCCGTGCTGAACCAGCTCATTGCCACGGCACTGGCGGAAAACCGTGATGTGATGGTGGCGGCCGCGCGCGTCGAGGAGTTCCGTGGCCAGTTCGTGACGACCCGGTCCTTCCTGTTCCCGCAGGTGGGCGCCGCCGCCGACGCCTCACGTCAGCGTGCGTCACAAAGCGCGGGTGTACCGCTCCCGGCGAATGTGAGCCCCGTCTATAACCAGTTCGACGTGACGTTGTCGGTCGCTTGGGAAATCGATCTGTTCGGCAAGTATCGGCGGCAAACCGAGGCGGCGCGGGCGAACCTGCTGGCAAGCGAAGAGGGCCGTCGCGCGACCATCCTCGCACTGGTGGCTTCCGTGGCCTCTTCGTACATCAACTTGCGCAGCCTCGATCGGCAACTGGAGATTGCGAAAGACACGGCAGTGAGCCGGGCGGAATCGGTACGCGTATTCACGGCGCGATTCCAGGCGGGTGAGGTCTCGCAAATGGAGCTCGCGCAGAGTCAGTCGGAGTATGAGTCGGCGCAAGCGACCATCCCGCAGATCGAAGCGCAGATAGGCCAGCAGGAGAACGCGCTATCGGTGTTGATAGGCAGAAATCCTGGCCAGATTCTGCGAGGCCGGGAATTGTCGGCATTGGGGACGCCGCAGATTCCCGCGGGTCTGCCTTCGGAGCTGCTGGAACGCCGTCCTGATCTTTTACAGGCGGAGCAGGTGCTCGTCTCGCAGAACGCGTTGATAGGCGCCGCACGCGCGCTCTATTTCCCTTCGATATCGTTGACGGGGCTATTCGGCTCTCTCAGCACGCAGTTTTCGAATCTCTTCACCGGGCCCGCTCGAGTGTGGTCTTTCGCGGGGTCGTTGACCCAGCCGATCTTTACGGCGGGCAACATCTCAGGACAGGTGCATCAGGCCGAGGCCCGGCAACAGGAAGCGCTCTTTACATACGAAAAAACGATTCAGGTGGCCTTCCAGGAGGTTGAGGACGCCCTCATCGCAGTGCGTAAAACGCACGAGCAACTCGCGGCGCAGGGAAATCAGGTGGAGGCGCTGCATACTTACGCGCGGCTGGCACGCCTGCGTTACGAGGGCGGTTATACGAGCTACATCGAAGTGCTCGATGCCGAGCGCAGTCTCTTTAACGCTCAGCTCAGTTACACGCAAACACAGGGGACCGTTTTCACCTCGTTTGTCAATCTGTACAAAGCCTTGGGGGGCGGTTGGGTTCTGGAAGCCGAAAAGATGTCGATTCCCGCACCGGCTCCGTCATCCTCGCCGGTGCCGGCTTCCCCCCCGAGCGCTGAACCGGTCGCGCAGCAGGTCCTGTCAACCGAGCGCCCAACTGCACAGGAGGCGCGATGA